In Diabrotica undecimpunctata isolate CICGRU chromosome 4, icDiaUnde3, whole genome shotgun sequence, a single genomic region encodes these proteins:
- the LOC140438733 gene encoding matrix metalloproteinase-18-like, with amino-acid sequence MHVNKVVLLIATSIVSFCLGENFNETNAVSWLEQYGYITTSETAHTDITEILEQFQERYNLPMDGKLNRETMTLMQKPRCTQGDNAYAVKSAWKKFDLKWYFPQFTPEALAVSKRVFEIWEKASKFMFTYLKVPIPNPDITITVVPKQHSFRYNCQGNSDCPFKFTSGVLAHSYFPPASGCIEIHMNSNLTWDFSLNSTAEGRTNFFAVLLHEVGHALGLSHSSDKKAVMYPFYQTLPTNISEDDKRGLEELYGPKSKSTSIPTQAGVTRSSSPTLKTTTTERSRSKATTIGKSNKSMQNVITNVCELEYPDLIFLAYAPSFPAYRMYIVSKDLIWKYDLNNEKIPTDAEQFIRYLPRGITNVTHVFQSTNGDLIGVSRNRIYAAAFPSLRIHTDNMVPEVNNARSIAGLFQTNSGKKFVCFDGSFIEFNDKGIISRGRISDVFPGIPNDITSAFNYIDGHIYFLKQNIYYKFNEFTRSVVEKGSFNWNLLGFPCPDNGLIKQLKSLLSKVNLFYE; translated from the coding sequence ATGCATGTCAATAAAGTTGTTCTGCTCATAGCAACTAGCATCGTAAGTTTTTGCTTAGGTGAAAATTTTAACGAGACAAATGCGGTGTCATGGTTAGAACAATATGGTTATATCACCACAAGTGAAACTGCACACACTGATATTACTGAAATACTAGAACAGTTTCAAGAAAGATATAATTTACCTATGGATGGAAAATTAAATAGGGAAACAATGACGTTAATGCAGAAACCAAGATGTACACAAGGAGACAATGCTTACGCTGTAAAATCAGCATggaaaaaatttgatttaaaatggtaTTTTCCGCAATTTACCCCTGAAGCTTTGGCAGTCTCTAAAAGAGTATTTGAAATATGGGAAAAAGCATCAAAATTTATGTTTACTTATCTGAAAGTTCCAATTCCAAATCCAGATATAACAATAACAGTCGTTCCAAAGCAGCACTCTTTTCGATATAATTGCCAGGGTAACAGCGACTGTCCTTTCAAATTTACAAGTGGTGTATTAGCACATTCTTATTTTCCACCAGCATCAGGATGCATAGAAATTCATATGAATAGCAACCTAACATGGGATTTCAGTTTGAATTCTACAGCAGAAGGTCGAACAAATTTCTTTGCTGTCCTTCTTCATGAAGTTGGTCACGCTTTAGGTTTATCCCATAGTAGCGATAAGAAAGCTGTAATGTATCCGTTTTATCAAACCCTACCTACTAACATATCTGAAGATGATAAAAGGGGCTTAGAAGAGTTATATGGACCTAAAAGTAAATCCACATCGATTCCAACTCAAGCTGGTGTTACAAGGAGCAGTTCTCCAACTTTAAAGACAACCACTACAGAAAGATCTAGGAGTAAGGCAACCACAATAGGCAAGAGTAATAAATCGATGCAAAATGTCATAACGAATGTATGTGAATTGGAATACCcagatttaatatttttagcaTACGCTCCATCATTTCCAGCATACCGAATGTACATAGTAAGTAAGGATCTGATATGGAAATATGACTTAAATAATGAAAAGATACCCACCGATGCTGAACAATTTATAAGATATTTGCCAAGGGGAATTACGAACGTAACACATGTTTTTCAAAGCACCAATGGAGATTTAATTGGTGTAAGTAGGAATCGTATATACGCAGCAGCATTTCCTAGCTTAAGAATTCATACAGATAACATGGTACCTGAAGTTAATAACGCAAGAAGTATTGCTGGTTTATTTCAAACAAATTCAggaaaaaaatttgtttgttttgatgGTTCATTTATTGAATTTAATGATAAAGGCATTATCTCAAGAGGACGTATAAGTGACGTTTTTCCAGGAATACCAAATGATATTACATCAGCATTTAATTACATTGATGGGCATATATATTTCTTAAAGCAAAACATTTATTACAAGTTTaatgaatttacaagaagtgtcgTTGAAAAAGGTAGTTTTAACTGGAATTTGTTAGGGTTCCCTTGTCCTGATAATGGATTAATAAAACAACTGAAATCCTTATTAtctaaagtaaatttattttatgaATGA
- the LOC140438732 gene encoding uncharacterized protein: MSSNNIDNIIKQTDGVVLAIKKLRKILFDNFTIRDAEVWLKRLQKQIKLCKKVIRSRKQNKLSVGTCRKIETNLGHFKHFRKLILNRHIGSGLHLKLGQRVKWENVQSSFQSRIKTGIIANLRHKDLNQFLGDCVVVFKNKIGKILKTHSALKVNTAFCGEFIRKSGDNEILEIKYFNTKNYVIDISTQIDEWFKGNVVDELLNELSEFAEKDSGFALNKIISLAVNVNKFQLGNVSSYIRLPESILKKNACINIKNTDHNCFYWAIVSALRAPRNKKHAEETSSYPYFTEVLQTENLDSPMPLTKISKFEKLNNISVNVYALELVQTDKTLFYTVLPARLTENKRDTHVNLLLVQNKYYPRLNDYDAPPADDDCNEDIKYHYCWIKNLSRLVSSQLNKNNHKKFICDRCMNYFHQQNKLVEHEKVCSKFNKYKINFPKESHVEFKNFTYQQTTPFVVYADFECQLENYNQSNVNLTKTLKYQKHVPYSAGFYVKCNFDDNLSYFDSYRGADCMDWFANRMADVAKFVNSKIKTITPMIEKPNASTSCHICSKSFSIKDIIVKDHDHFSGKFRGFAHQACNLNFRKLFVVPIIFHNLSGYDSHFMISNLCKKGHLSVLPINKDKYISFTLHSDENNIKLRFIDSFRFMGASLDELVSILSDSEKKILQREFQNLDENKFKLLTRKGVFCYDYIDSLEKLNEKDLPSIEKFYNKLNDETISDEKYAHAQSVWQHFNIQTIGEYSDIYLKTDILLLADVFEQLRKKCFSTYGLDPAWYYTMPGYTWDCMLKYTGCRLELLKDPDMVLFYENAIRGGISVCNNRFSEANNKYMSEYDPKKPSKYLMYLDVNNLYGFAMEQLLPYGGFKWVDDVTSFDVTSIPDNSDIGYVLQVDLSYPQELHDKHKDFPFAAERSVPPSGGVKLSKLMTTLNDKKEYTVHYKNLKQMLANGLKLTKIHKILQFKQGAWLKPYIELNTRNRAIARTDFEKNLYKLMNNAVFDKTMENIKKHRICKIAKSWGGRYGAANLISNFRFHSCTILEENLVVIELKKLEVTFNKPLYVGQAILDLSKTVMHDFHYNYMLPKMGADRCKLMYMDTDSFVYELQCEDVYEEVIKADSDKFDTSDYSENNIYKIPRKNKKVSGLMKDENNGKIMTHFVGLRSKMYSYKVQGGKIVKKSKGVKYNIVKNKIKFEDYVECLKNFKEKTATQRCIRSYAHNVYSIEQTKIGLSPYDDKRYLIPNSFDTLPWGHYSILE; the protein is encoded by the coding sequence atgtcttcgaataatattgataatattatcAAACAAACGGACGGTGTTGTACTAGCAattaaaaaattacgaaaaattttatttgataattttacaaTCAGAGATGCGGAAGTATGGCTAAAACGattacaaaaacaaattaaattatgtaagaaGGTCATTCGTAgtagaaaacaaaacaaattatctGTAGGCACTTGTAGAAAAATAGAAACAAATTtgggtcattttaaacattttagaaaactaattttaaataggcatataGGGTCGGGTCTTCATTTAAAGTTGGGACAGCGGGTTAAATGGGAAAATGTACAATCAAGCTTTCAAAGTAGAATCAAAACCGGAATTATAGCTAATTTACGTCATAAGGATTTGAATCAATTTTTAGGAGATTGTgtagttgtttttaaaaataaaatcggtaaaattttaaaaacccaCTCTGCACTTAAAGTAAATACAGCATTTTGTGGGGAGTTTATTAGAAAATCAGGAGATAATGAGATtttggaaattaaatattttaatactaaaaattatGTTATTGATATATCAACTCAAATAGACGAATGGTTCAAGGGAAATGTAGTAGATGAACTTTTAAACGAATTATCGGAATTTGCCGAAAAAGATTCGGGATttgcattaaataaaattatttctttagcTGTTAATGTAAATAAATTTCAACTTGGAAATGTTTCGTCTTACATTAGACTCCCAgaatcaattttaaaaaaaaatgcttgtataaacattaaaaatacagATCACAATTGTTTTTACTGGGCCATCGTAAGCGCTCTTCGGGCTCCTAGGAATAAAAAGCATGCAGAAGAAACCTCTTCATATCCATACTTTACAGAAGTTTTACAAACAGAGAATTTAGATAGTCCTATGCCGCtaacaaaaatttcaaaatttgagaaattaaataatatttcagtTAATGTTTACGCTTTAGAATTAGTTCAAACAGACAAAACATTATTTTACACAGTATTACCTGCTAGATTAACGGAAAATAAACGGGACACACACGTTAATTTACTTTtagttcaaaataaatattatccGCGCTTAAATGATTATGATGCTCCACCAGCTGATGATGATTGTAACGAAGATATTAAATAccattattgttggattaaaaATCTTTCGCGTCTGGTTAGTAGTCAGTTAAATAAGAacaatcacaaaaaatttatttgcgATAGATGTATGAATTATTTTCATCAGCAAAATAAATTAGTTGAGCATGAAAAAGTGTGttctaaatttaataaatataaaattaactttccAAAAGAGAGCCACGTCGAATTTAAAAACTTTACATATCAGCAAACTACTCCTTTTGTAGTTTATGCAGATTTTGAGTGTCAATTAGAAAATTATAACCAAAGCAACGTAAATTTAACTAAAACcttaaaatatcaaaaacatgTTCCATATAGTGCCGGTTTTTATGTAAAATGCAACTTTGACGACAACCTTTCGTATTTCGATAGCTACCGAGGTGCAGATTGTATGGATTGGTTTGCGAATCGTATGGCTGATGTTGCGAAATTTGTaaactcaaaaataaaaacaattacgCCTATGATTGAAAAACCAAATGCAAGTACATCGTGTCATATTTGCAGTAAAAGTTTTTCAATCAAAGACATAATCGTTAAAGATCATGACCATTTCAGTGGGAAATTCAGAGGTTTCGCACACCAAGCATGTAATCTGAACTTTCGAAAATTGTTTGTAGTGCCTATTATATTTCATAACCTCTCTGGATATGACTCACACTTTATGATTtcaaatttatgtaaaaaagGTCACTTGAGTGTACTTCCCATCAACAAAGATAAATATATCTCCTTTACGCTGCACTCAGATGAAAATAACATTAAATTACGATTTATAGACTCTTTTCGATTTATGGGAGCTTCTCTTGATGAATTAGTttcaattttatctgattcagaaaagaaaattttacagagggaatttcaaaatttagatgaaaataaatttaaactactaacGCGTAAAGGAGTTTTCTGTTACGATTACATTGattctttagaaaaattaaatgaaaaagatttgccctcaattgaaaaattttacaataaattaaacGATGAAACTATAAGTGATGAGAAGTATGCTCATGCACAATCTGTTTGGCAGCATTTTAATATTCAAACTATAGGGGAATATtccgatatttatttaaaaacagatattctgCTTCTTGCTGACGTTTTCGAACAATTACGTAAAAAATGTTTCTCTACCTATGGTTTGGATCCTGCGTGGTACTATACAATGCCCGGATATACGTGGGACTGTATGCTCAAGTATACTGGGTGTAGGCTAGAACTACTAAAGGATCCAGACATGGTGTTGTTTTACGAAAATGCCATAAGAGGTGGAATATCCGTGTGTAATAACCGATTTTCGGAGGCCAACAATAAATATATGTCTGAATACGATCCTAAAAAGCCTTCCAAGTACCTTATGTACCTGGATGTAAACAATTTGTATGGTTTTGCAATGGAGCAGCTCTTACCCTACGGAGGCTTCAAATGGGTGGATGATGTAACATCGTTTGATGTGACATCAATACCCGACAACTCTGATATAGGATATGTGCTACAAGTTGATCTATCATACCCACAAGAATTGCATGATAAACATAAAGATTTTCCGTTTGCAGCCGAACGCAGCGTACCGCCCAGTGGCGGGGTAAAATTGTCGAAATTAATGACAACACTTAACGATAAAAAAGAATATACTGTtcactataaaaatttaaaacaaatgctAGCTAATGGATTAAAGTTAAcgaaaattcataaaattttacaatttaaacaGGGAGCCTGGTTGAAGCCCTACATCGAGCTAAATACTCGAAATAGGGCTATAGCTCGAACAGATTTCGAAAAAAATCTATATAAATTAATGAACAACGCTGTGTTCGACAAAACcatggaaaatataaaaaaacaccgTATTTGCAAAATTGCCAAATCTTGGGGAGGTCGTTATGGCGCCGCAAACTTAATTTCAAATTTTAGATTCCATAGTTGCACAATTTTAGAGGAAAATCTGGTGGTTATCGAAttaaaaaagcttgaagtaacgtttaataaaccTCTGTATGTAGGGCAGGCAATTCTAGACCTCTCGAAGACAGTCATGCATGATTTTCATTACAACTATATGTTACCAAAAATGGGAGCAGATAGGTGTAAGCTTATGTACATGGACACCGATAGTTTTGTCTACGAGTTACAGTGTGAGGATGTATATGAGGAGGTAATTAAAGCTGACTCTGATAAATTCGATACTTCAGATTATTCGGAAAATAACATATATAAaataccaagaaaaaacaaaaaggtGTCAGGTCTAATGAAAGATGAAAACAACGGTAAAATTATGACACATTTTGTTGGGCTTCGAAGTAAAATGTATAGTTACAAGGTGCAGGGTGGGAAGATCGTTAAAAAATCTAAAGGAGTTaaatataatattgttaaaaataaaattaaatttgaggATTAtgttgaatgtttaaaaaattttaaagaaaaaacagcTACACAACGCTGTATTAGGTCATATGCACATAACGTCTATTCTATCGAACAAACAAAAATTGGTTTAAGTCCGTATGATGATAAACGCTATTTAATTCCGAACAGTTTTGACACGCTTCCGTGGGGTCATTACAGTATTTTAGAATAa